Proteins from one Phocoena phocoena chromosome 7, mPhoPho1.1, whole genome shotgun sequence genomic window:
- the LOC136126126 gene encoding translation machinery-associated protein 7-like → MSGREGGKKKHLKQPKKQAKDMDEEDKAFKQKQKEKQKKLELKAKAVGKGHRWN, encoded by the coding sequence ATGTCGGGCCGCGAAGGTGGCAAGAAGAAGCACCTGAAGCAGCCCAAGAAGCAAGCCAAGGATATGGATGAGGAAGATAAGGCATTCAagcagaaacagaaggaaaagcaaaagaaacttgAGCTAAAAGCGAAGGCCGTGGGGAAAGGTCACAGGTGGAATTAA